In the Oryza glaberrima chromosome 6, OglaRS2, whole genome shotgun sequence genome, one interval contains:
- the LOC127777240 gene encoding nucleolin 1, which translates to MELELEAADGGGGRSTEPPVSLSGDSPKAVLGRGAAADRTVSRRHVTLRLLGSGGDEEEEPRVAFEVVGRNPVVVRSVGGGGGGSRVFRRGEAGELRDGDGLALSLRSPSSVWAVRRSSSKGGDGDGDVEAEVLDAVARRERRTRERKERERRAAEEAMEVTADEEAAVAAEAASNGDSDAEAEDLNFDLASIEPVREFGFLSMGHEFDKYPKGRICPPKDWNWFLEEVRKGSDDEDDEGGKFKGKGANKKNEGQREDEDWIGESEDEKDSLSRGSSVKRSKYVTRSKEPKKPRKEKTETKDKNKNSGDEDDEEDETLGGFIVNEEDEPMEEVSEEEEDEFDDDDDDD; encoded by the exons ATGGAGCTCGAACTCGAAGCAGCagacggcggaggcgggaggagCACGGAGCCGCCGGTGTCCCTCTCCGGCGACTCCCCCAAGGCGGTgctcggccgcggcgccgccgccgaccgcacCGTCTCGCGCCGCCACGTGACCCTCCGCCTCCTCGGTAGCGgcggggatgaggaggaggagcccagGGTCGCCTTCGAGGTCGTCGGGAGGAACCCCGTGGTCGTGCGCtctgtgggcggcggcggcggcgggagcagggtgttccggcgcggcgaggccggggaGCTCCGCGACGGGGACGGGCTGGCGCTGTCGCtgaggtcgccgtcgtcggtctGGGCGGtgcggaggagcagcagcaagggcggggatggggatggggatgtgGAGGCGGAGGTCCTGGACGCCgtggcgaggcgggagaggcgCACGAGGGAgcggaaggagagggagaggcgagccgcggaggaggccatggaggtcaccgccgacgaggaggcggcggtggcggcggaggcggcgagcaaTGGGGATTCCGATGCCGAAGCGGAGGATTTGAATTTCGATCTAGCAAGCATCGAGCCTGTTCGAG AATTCGGGTTCTTATCAATGGGCCACGAATTTGATAAATATCCTAAAGGAAGAATTTGTCCCCCAAAGGATTGGAATTGGTTTCTGGAGGAAGTAAGGAAGGGCtccgatgatgaagatgatgagggAGGCAAATTTAAGGGTAAAGGCGCTAACAAGAAGAATGAGGGGCAGCGTGAAGACGAAGATTGGATAGGTGAGAGTGAGGACGAGAAAGATTCATTGTCAAGAGGTTCTAGTGTAAAGAGATCAAAGTATGTAACAAGATCAAAAGAACCAAAGAAACCTCGCAAGGAAAAAACTGagactaaagataaaaataagaATAGTGGggatgaagatgatgaggaagatgaaACACTCGGAGGTTTTATAGTGAATGAAGAGGATGAGCCTATGGAAGAGGTgagcgaggaagaggaggacgagttcgatgacgatgatgatgacgactgA